In a single window of the Dinghuibacter silviterrae genome:
- a CDS encoding T9SS type A sorting domain-containing protein has translation MLISLKRVRLVAAIFAFFSLPATAQVNCYVSRVDPNYDTAGGTVTIHGWGFTGTTSVNIGNGYATSFRVLSDTLMTAVCPSTPGESFGVFNANGYSPGMYFALIGTPAKGAAYIGSFSPTYGHTGDTVTIRGRGFTNITNVTIGGQPVAFFTIVSDTVITAVVSGPDNGALTVRDTLNKGVNTTGGFTSPLLGFTNLSTYTGVFITSYSPVPSTAGSTVTIHGINLGAVNDVEFGPWSATSFTVVSPTTVTAVVPRGTPWVNKLAVGNGSSYDSTGFSWVLPDTPKITSFSPLADTAGGTVTIKGTHFTGTTAVLFGADTAASLTVVSDTVIKAVVSRAGASGTVQVVTPGVSSTSTASFTYLGLSPRITSFAPTSAGKGDTVILKGQGLTDVKSVFFGDAFAASFQIVSDTVIAAVVGSGTSGNISFSGKLPNGTIVGDTLASPLFTFVTLTPTIAAFSPSSDTSGGTVTLHGTHFTGATAVFFGGDSAASFSVLADTLATAVVGKGASGSVQLVTPNGTATAAATFTFLTGPSILSFIPPADSAGATVFISGSKFTGATAVYFGGVAATSFTVRSDTSISAVVPSNIFGHAITVVTPVGTDSLGGFTYLAPAPGSHAPLIHAFTPASDTAGGTVIIDGANFSTVTAVSFGSVPAASFTIVSDTMIEAVVGQGATGTVIVFSPQGSDTSAAVFTYTLPPPPSITGFSPASDTVGGVVTITGISLGGTTQVIIGNVAAASFTVVSSTEITAVVARGASTGRIVVYASGDTLQTTSDFTVLSSIPAQAAITSFSPQADSTGGIVVIRGTHFTGVTAVALGGTWSNFVIESDTMIWVTVGTGSTGPITLIQPGEDTVVSTSDFTYLQSTPVYIPQVLSFSPTSDTTGGVVTILGTHFTRADRVTFGGSPASSFTVVSDTLITAVVGQGSTGLVSVSTSAGTGSSDSTTQFTYVYTPPPAVADTFAMISFTGSMVNGQLQLTWVTQYDENIVSYQLERATDSTGYTSIYTVRSQQIAGVGIDYAYTDPSPVQGNNYYRLTATDTLGKTAGTWLTTVNVPLQPHVTALPNPATGSVYVKVPYSVHKAVIQLVDLNGKVTKTMAVPMGAYQVRIDLTGVPSGLYILTWQDGTSRTQRNIMVH, from the coding sequence ATGCTTATTTCACTGAAACGCGTACGCTTAGTCGCCGCCATTTTTGCTTTTTTCTCCCTGCCCGCCACTGCGCAAGTCAATTGTTACGTGTCCAGGGTCGACCCCAACTACGACACGGCAGGTGGAACGGTTACGATCCACGGCTGGGGCTTTACCGGCACCACCAGCGTTAACATCGGGAACGGATATGCGACTTCCTTTAGGGTCCTCTCCGACACTTTGATGACAGCGGTTTGTCCGTCGACACCGGGTGAAAGTTTTGGTGTGTTTAACGCAAATGGGTACTCCCCCGGTATGTATTTTGCATTGATCGGCACGCCCGCAAAAGGCGCCGCGTACATCGGCTCTTTTAGCCCGACCTATGGCCACACCGGTGATACGGTCACGATCCGGGGAAGGGGTTTTACGAATATTACCAATGTCACTATCGGTGGGCAACCGGTCGCTTTCTTTACGATAGTTTCCGATACGGTGATCACGGCGGTTGTCAGCGGTCCTGATAATGGTGCGCTAACCGTGCGGGATACCCTGAATAAAGGGGTGAACACCACCGGCGGTTTTACGTCCCCCCTGCTTGGGTTTACCAACCTGTCCACCTATACCGGTGTTTTTATCACTTCCTATTCGCCGGTACCCAGCACGGCCGGGTCGACTGTAACGATCCACGGGATCAATTTGGGCGCGGTCAATGATGTGGAGTTCGGTCCCTGGAGTGCAACCTCCTTCACCGTGGTTTCTCCTACGACGGTTACGGCCGTCGTACCGAGGGGTACGCCCTGGGTCAATAAACTGGCGGTAGGTAATGGCAGTTCTTATGACAGTACCGGGTTTTCATGGGTCCTTCCCGATACGCCGAAAATAACATCCTTTTCTCCCCTTGCCGACACGGCCGGTGGAACCGTTACGATCAAAGGCACCCACTTCACCGGCACCACCGCCGTATTATTCGGAGCGGATACCGCCGCGTCGCTGACCGTGGTCTCCGATACCGTTATTAAGGCCGTCGTCAGCCGCGCCGGTGCCAGCGGGACCGTGCAGGTCGTTACGCCCGGGGTAAGCTCGACCTCGACCGCTTCCTTCACCTACCTGGGGCTCTCCCCCCGGATTACTTCTTTTGCGCCCACCAGCGCCGGCAAGGGGGATACGGTAATCCTCAAAGGCCAGGGCCTGACCGATGTCAAATCCGTCTTTTTTGGCGACGCCTTCGCGGCATCCTTCCAAATCGTTTCGGATACGGTGATCGCGGCCGTCGTGGGCAGCGGGACCTCCGGGAATATATCGTTTAGCGGGAAGCTGCCCAATGGGACCATCGTGGGCGACACCCTGGCAAGCCCGTTGTTCACCTTTGTTACACTGACACCCACCATAGCCGCTTTCTCGCCTTCTTCCGATACCAGCGGAGGCACGGTAACCCTTCATGGAACGCATTTCACCGGGGCGACCGCGGTGTTTTTCGGGGGCGATTCCGCCGCTTCGTTTAGCGTATTGGCCGACACCCTGGCGACGGCTGTCGTCGGAAAAGGCGCCAGCGGCAGTGTGCAACTGGTCACCCCCAACGGCACGGCTACCGCCGCCGCCACCTTTACCTTTTTGACCGGCCCGTCCATATTGTCCTTCATCCCCCCCGCGGATTCTGCCGGGGCCACGGTCTTTATAAGCGGGTCGAAGTTTACCGGCGCCACGGCCGTATATTTCGGTGGTGTGGCCGCAACATCCTTTACCGTAAGGTCCGACACCAGCATCAGCGCGGTCGTACCGTCAAATATTTTTGGACACGCGATCACGGTCGTGACACCCGTTGGAACGGATTCGCTCGGCGGGTTTACCTACCTGGCGCCCGCACCGGGGTCCCATGCCCCCTTGATCCACGCCTTCACCCCCGCCTCCGATACGGCGGGAGGAACGGTGATCATTGACGGTGCAAACTTCTCCACGGTGACCGCCGTCAGCTTTGGCTCGGTCCCTGCGGCATCCTTTACGATCGTATCCGATACGATGATCGAAGCCGTCGTTGGCCAAGGCGCTACCGGCACGGTGATCGTTTTTTCACCCCAAGGGTCCGACACCTCTGCCGCGGTCTTTACCTATACCTTGCCGCCGCCGCCTTCGATCACCGGCTTTAGCCCGGCGTCGGATACGGTAGGCGGTGTCGTCACCATCACCGGGATAAGCCTGGGCGGTACGACACAAGTGATCATCGGGAACGTGGCCGCCGCCTCGTTTACGGTGGTGTCGTCGACTGAGATCACTGCCGTCGTGGCAAGAGGCGCGTCCACCGGACGCATTGTCGTTTACGCGTCGGGAGACACGCTCCAGACGACGAGCGACTTTACCGTCCTGAGCAGCATCCCGGCCCAAGCCGCCATCACTTCCTTCTCTCCCCAGGCAGATTCCACGGGTGGGATCGTGGTGATCAGGGGAACGCATTTTACCGGGGTCACCGCCGTCGCGCTTGGAGGAACCTGGTCGAACTTCGTCATCGAGTCCGATACCATGATATGGGTCACCGTAGGCACCGGGTCCACCGGCCCGATCACACTGATCCAGCCCGGGGAAGATACGGTCGTCTCCACCTCGGACTTTACCTATCTCCAAAGCACCCCGGTATACATACCCCAGGTGCTCTCCTTCTCGCCCACCTCCGATACGACGGGTGGTGTGGTGACGATTCTTGGCACCCATTTCACGCGAGCAGACAGGGTTACCTTTGGGGGCAGCCCGGCCAGTTCCTTCACCGTTGTCTCCGACACGCTGATCACCGCCGTCGTCGGCCAGGGTTCCACCGGCCTTGTGTCGGTGTCGACAAGCGCCGGAACCGGCAGCAGCGATAGCACTACACAGTTTACATACGTCTACACACCGCCGCCTGCCGTCGCCGATACTTTCGCCATGATTTCGTTTACCGGTTCGATGGTCAATGGTCAGCTCCAACTGACCTGGGTCACCCAGTACGACGAGAATATCGTCTCCTACCAATTGGAGCGGGCCACGGACAGCACCGGTTATACGTCGATCTATACCGTCCGTTCCCAACAGATCGCCGGTGTCGGTATTGACTACGCCTACACCGATCCCTCACCGGTCCAGGGCAACAACTACTACCGCCTGACGGCCACGGACACCCTCGGCAAAACCGCCGGCACCTGGCTAACGACGGTAAACGTACCGCTGCAACCCCACGTCACAGCGCTGCCCAACCCGGCCACCGGTTCGGTCTACGTCAAAGTGCCCTATTCTGTCCACAAAGCCGTCATCCAGTTGGTTGACCTCAACGGAAAAGTAACCAAGACGATGGCCGTCCCCATGGGCGCCTACCAAGTCCGTATCGACCTGACCGGCGTACCCTCCGGTCTCTACATCCTGACCTGGCAGGACGGCACGAGCCGCACCCAAAGAAATATCATGGTACACTAG
- a CDS encoding alpha-galactosidase, with translation MMQKTIVLFLAAVCPFVMDAQVIRVSTHDNLLLLGVGKDSTLRQLYYGPQTPEGGEDPAKGDEAYSTYGKNYTEVALRLTHDDGNTTTYLVYENHSTRQLDSNTEQTEIHLHDSYYPVSVTLFYKAYRKENVIAQWAEVRNGEKGAIKLHDFASGDLSFHETAYYLTSYYGDWASEANMTETQLQPGIRIIDSKLGVRSDQRSNPSFLLALNGKLREDEGQVLGATLAWPGSWQLKFEVGTEGNLNVLCGANPYASDYTLDPGKTFSTPALLHTYSAEGAGEVTRRFHRWARTYGIRNGYGRRDVLLNNWEATYFDFDEQKLTTIIQQAGTMGFDLFLLDDGWFGNKYPRNNDDAGLGDWEVNTHKLPHGIGYLVDQCRANHLKFGIWIEPEMVNPKSELYEQHPDWVITAPHRPLDLQRNQLILDLSNPRVQEYVYQCIDKLLRQNPGISYVKWDCNRYVTNPGSAYLGKDRQGNLFVDYSKALLNIMDRVKKAFPAVTLMACSGGGGRVDYATLPNFMEFWPSDNTDAVDRIKIGWGMEYFFPAIGLASHVSNIPNGITHRSESLKFRFDVAMTGKLGMDLQPMQMSPADKEFARNAIQTYKGIEDVVLHGDLYRLVSPYEEPRAALMYVTEDKKRAVVYSFLIQKTPESVHRNIRLKGLNPDATYRLSELNKGDKGYFGAYEGKSFTGAFLMNEGVRSDFDHDGESTVFEAVAQ, from the coding sequence ATGATGCAAAAGACGATTGTATTGTTCCTGGCGGCTGTGTGCCCGTTTGTGATGGATGCCCAGGTGATCCGCGTGTCGACGCACGACAACCTGCTGCTGCTGGGGGTGGGGAAGGACAGTACGTTAAGGCAGCTCTATTATGGGCCGCAAACGCCGGAGGGGGGAGAAGACCCCGCGAAAGGGGATGAGGCTTATTCCACTTATGGGAAAAACTATACGGAGGTAGCGCTACGCCTGACACATGACGACGGCAATACGACGACTTACCTGGTGTATGAAAACCACAGCACCCGGCAGCTCGACAGTAATACGGAACAAACGGAGATTCACCTTCACGACAGCTACTACCCGGTGTCGGTCACCCTTTTTTACAAGGCCTATCGAAAGGAGAACGTCATTGCGCAGTGGGCGGAGGTCCGCAACGGGGAGAAGGGGGCTATAAAACTCCATGATTTTGCTTCGGGAGATCTGAGCTTTCACGAGACGGCATACTACCTGACTTCGTATTATGGCGACTGGGCGAGCGAGGCCAATATGACGGAAACGCAGCTCCAGCCGGGGATCCGGATCATCGATTCCAAACTGGGGGTGCGTTCGGACCAGCGGAGCAATCCCTCTTTCCTGCTCGCGCTGAACGGAAAACTCCGGGAGGACGAGGGGCAGGTCTTGGGCGCCACGCTGGCGTGGCCGGGGAGCTGGCAGCTCAAGTTCGAGGTGGGCACGGAGGGCAACCTCAACGTCCTTTGCGGCGCCAATCCTTATGCCTCGGATTATACCCTGGACCCGGGCAAAACCTTTTCGACACCGGCCTTGTTGCATACGTACAGCGCCGAAGGGGCGGGGGAGGTCACCCGCCGGTTCCATCGCTGGGCAAGGACCTACGGCATCCGGAATGGGTATGGGCGAAGGGATGTGCTGCTGAACAACTGGGAGGCCACCTACTTCGACTTTGACGAGCAAAAGCTGACCACCATCATCCAACAGGCGGGCACGATGGGTTTTGACCTGTTTTTATTGGATGACGGCTGGTTTGGAAATAAATACCCACGCAACAACGACGACGCGGGGCTGGGTGATTGGGAAGTGAATACGCACAAACTGCCGCACGGGATCGGATACCTGGTGGACCAGTGCCGGGCGAATCACCTGAAGTTTGGCATCTGGATCGAACCGGAAATGGTCAACCCGAAAAGCGAGCTGTACGAACAGCACCCGGACTGGGTCATCACCGCACCGCACCGGCCGCTCGATCTTCAACGCAACCAGCTTATCCTTGACCTTTCGAACCCCAGGGTGCAGGAATACGTCTATCAGTGCATCGACAAGCTGTTGCGGCAAAACCCGGGGATCAGTTATGTGAAGTGGGATTGTAACCGGTATGTCACCAACCCCGGTTCGGCTTACCTGGGCAAGGACCGCCAGGGCAACCTTTTTGTGGACTACTCTAAGGCGCTGCTCAACATTATGGACAGGGTGAAAAAAGCCTTTCCGGCCGTCACGCTGATGGCCTGTTCCGGGGGCGGCGGCCGGGTCGACTATGCCACCCTCCCGAACTTCATGGAATTCTGGCCCAGCGACAATACGGACGCCGTGGACCGGATTAAGATCGGGTGGGGGATGGAATACTTTTTCCCCGCGATCGGCCTGGCGTCGCACGTGTCCAACATTCCCAACGGAATCACGCACCGGAGCGAATCCCTCAAATTCCGTTTTGATGTAGCGATGACGGGGAAGCTGGGGATGGACCTGCAACCCATGCAGATGAGCCCCGCCGACAAGGAGTTCGCCAGGAACGCGATCCAGACCTATAAAGGAATCGAAGACGTGGTCCTCCACGGGGACCTGTACCGGCTCGTGTCGCCCTACGAGGAGCCCAGGGCCGCCTTGATGTACGTGACGGAAGATAAGAAACGCGCGGTGGTGTATTCGTTTCTGATCCAAAAAACACCGGAATCGGTTCATCGAAACATCCGGCTCAAGGGGCTCAACCCCGACGCCACTTATCGCCTCAGCGAGCTCAACAAGGGTGACAAAGGCTATTTCGGGGCTTACGAGGGGAAATCCTTTACCGGGGCCTTCCTGATGAACGAGGGGGTCCGCTCCGACTTCGATCACGACGGGGAGAGCACGGTCTTCGAAGCCGTGGCGCAATAG
- a CDS encoding AraC family transcriptional regulator produces MQKRLQRKKEGFEGQKLIVIPRKIIHDFLTRDPITRPAYITDIGYYPKALFHYMERPAGVSQHIVIYCVEGRGWVTMEGMTIDLSPGEFVTIPAGTPHRYATDAQAPWTIYWIHFAGDTATYITDLLRQGKPRLVYDQQRFRLFDDIYAHLEKGYSNDNLRYVNMIFYHFLSSLLYGDKFSQAAQPQEKDIIDRTMELMQKRSQDLLTLGELADFAGLSVSHFSTLFKKRTGHSPVEYFNHLKIQKACQYLLFTSMTVREIGVMLGIEDQFYFSRMFSKSMGVSPTEYRQRNTPR; encoded by the coding sequence ATGCAAAAACGGCTGCAACGCAAAAAGGAAGGCTTTGAAGGCCAAAAGCTCATCGTCATCCCCAGGAAAATCATCCACGACTTCCTGACCAGGGACCCCATTACCCGTCCAGCCTATATCACCGACATCGGGTACTATCCAAAGGCCCTCTTTCACTATATGGAAAGACCGGCGGGGGTTTCTCAACACATTGTGATTTACTGTGTGGAAGGGCGTGGGTGGGTCACGATGGAGGGTATGACGATCGACCTTTCCCCCGGTGAATTCGTGACCATTCCCGCCGGCACGCCGCACCGGTATGCAACGGATGCCCAGGCGCCCTGGACGATTTATTGGATTCACTTTGCGGGCGACACCGCAACGTATATCACAGACCTGCTCCGCCAGGGCAAACCCCGGCTGGTTTATGACCAACAACGCTTCAGGCTTTTTGACGACATCTATGCCCACCTGGAAAAGGGATACAGCAACGATAACCTCCGTTATGTCAACATGATCTTTTATCATTTCCTGTCCTCCCTGCTGTATGGAGACAAGTTTTCCCAGGCCGCCCAGCCACAGGAAAAGGACATCATCGACCGCACGATGGAGTTGATGCAGAAGCGGAGCCAGGACCTTTTGACCCTGGGCGAGCTCGCTGACTTTGCCGGGCTGTCGGTATCTCATTTTTCCACCTTATTCAAAAAACGCACGGGACATTCCCCCGTCGAATACTTCAACCACCTCAAAATCCAGAAAGCCTGTCAGTACCTCCTTTTCACGTCCATGACCGTCAGGGAGATCGGGGTCATGCTGGGTATAGAGGACCAGTTTTATTTCTCGCGGATGTTTTCCAAGTCCATGGGGGTGTCGCCTACGGAGTACAGACAGCGGAATACGCCGAGGTGA
- a CDS encoding alpha-galactosidase, translating to MRIPCIILFMVLCGVVTGQTLSNAYVSVTADTVAGTLSYRFATGQTLSRTYAYVEDVHKGLVSTKDCPRHWCSLDGKRLTFIHEAGGIRLIQHITLYDTYLLIDLEAQSADGLETRNISPLAGTAQVPGAERRLLDVPFDNDDWVHVLEQKAPAKGMSYELTAVYDNANFSGVVVGSVTHDFWKTGIAYRMGDRDSLTVFGGVSTPDNPALPADEGGKDGTHDHAPHGTMVGSVVRSPTVFVGGGRDIRALLKTYGEVNARINGRLEWKGPAPFYWNSFGVEGVLGYEHVMMPAGVQKVSDFLATLGNFKNPVLSIDSYDQGIYSTEMLAALGRYTRKKHQQIGFYFAPFAQWTWKNGIDQAPFAGTNFTIGQVVLKDANREPIAYKDGDWAAYALDPTHPAMRAYLVGQLEKAKAMGATFIKIDFLSAGAQESPRHADPAIRTGIQAFNYGMRLLRHLSDSILGPDVFYTEAISPLFPSQYTHARFLTTDIYSHLRDDDKGFPNWGSTEYSLASASHLGWAMGTLWPYTNLDVTVMEHFQKNPALSEQTVKVRLYALMVMGSILGDGSDYRSALAQERARMYLDNPSVCAFFSHPRVFTPLKWADGPGFDQQMVFCLKGDTTLVGLFNFSRQGDFAYTLSPEALGLPAGNYVYKDFLTGQTLTGQVSVPKEDALMIDIIKQ from the coding sequence ATGCGTATACCTTGTATCATCCTTTTTATGGTTTTATGCGGCGTCGTCACCGGCCAGACGCTATCCAATGCTTATGTGTCCGTGACAGCCGACACCGTCGCCGGGACCCTTAGTTACCGGTTCGCTACCGGCCAAACCCTGTCCCGGACCTACGCTTATGTGGAGGACGTCCATAAGGGTTTGGTGTCAACCAAAGACTGTCCGCGGCACTGGTGTTCACTGGACGGAAAGCGGCTCACGTTTATACACGAGGCGGGCGGTATTCGGTTGATCCAGCACATCACGCTCTACGACACCTATCTCTTGATAGACCTGGAGGCCCAAAGCGCGGACGGTTTGGAAACGCGCAACATTTCCCCCCTCGCGGGGACCGCGCAGGTACCCGGCGCGGAGCGCCGCCTGCTGGATGTGCCCTTTGACAACGACGACTGGGTGCACGTGCTGGAGCAAAAGGCGCCCGCCAAAGGGATGAGTTACGAGCTGACCGCTGTGTATGACAACGCGAACTTTTCGGGGGTTGTCGTGGGCAGCGTGACACACGATTTTTGGAAAACGGGGATCGCGTATCGCATGGGTGACCGCGACTCGCTCACGGTTTTCGGCGGCGTCTCCACCCCGGACAACCCCGCACTCCCCGCGGACGAAGGCGGCAAAGACGGTACCCACGACCACGCGCCTCACGGCACGATGGTGGGGTCGGTCGTGCGTTCGCCAACGGTATTCGTCGGGGGAGGACGCGACATCCGCGCGCTCCTGAAAACCTACGGCGAAGTGAACGCCAGGATCAACGGCCGCCTGGAGTGGAAGGGCCCCGCCCCGTTTTATTGGAACAGCTTTGGGGTGGAAGGCGTGCTCGGCTATGAGCACGTCATGATGCCCGCGGGGGTGCAAAAGGTGTCCGACTTCCTCGCTACGCTTGGGAATTTTAAAAACCCCGTGTTGAGCATTGATTCCTACGACCAGGGTATTTACTCGACGGAAATGCTGGCGGCACTGGGGCGTTACACAAGGAAAAAACACCAGCAGATCGGGTTTTATTTCGCCCCCTTTGCCCAATGGACGTGGAAAAACGGGATCGATCAGGCGCCCTTCGCCGGGACGAATTTTACCATCGGACAGGTCGTCCTCAAAGACGCGAACCGTGAGCCCATTGCCTATAAGGACGGCGACTGGGCCGCTTATGCCCTGGACCCGACGCATCCTGCCATGCGCGCCTACCTTGTAGGACAGTTGGAAAAAGCAAAGGCCATGGGCGCGACCTTTATCAAGATCGACTTCCTGAGCGCGGGTGCCCAGGAGTCGCCCCGCCATGCCGACCCCGCCATCCGAACGGGTATACAAGCCTTTAACTACGGCATGCGCCTGCTCCGGCACCTGTCCGATTCCATCCTGGGGCCGGATGTGTTTTATACGGAGGCCATTTCCCCGCTTTTCCCCAGTCAATATACCCATGCCCGTTTTCTCACCACGGATATTTACAGCCACCTTCGGGACGACGACAAAGGTTTTCCCAACTGGGGCAGCACGGAATATTCGCTGGCCTCGGCGTCGCACCTGGGGTGGGCCATGGGCACGCTCTGGCCGTACACCAACCTGGACGTGACCGTTATGGAGCACTTTCAAAAGAACCCTGCTTTGTCCGAACAGACGGTAAAGGTCCGGTTGTACGCGCTGATGGTCATGGGCAGCATCCTCGGGGACGGGTCGGATTACCGGAGCGCGCTCGCCCAGGAGCGCGCGCGCATGTATCTCGACAACCCGTCGGTTTGCGCCTTCTTTAGCCATCCCCGGGTGTTCACGCCCCTGAAGTGGGCCGATGGACCTGGTTTTGACCAGCAGATGGTGTTTTGCCTGAAGGGTGACACCACGCTCGTGGGCCTTTTCAACTTCAGCCGCCAGGGGGACTTCGCTTACACCTTGTCCCCGGAGGCCCTGGGGCTGCCCGCGGGCAACTACGTGTATAAGGACTTCCTGACCGGCCAAACACTTACCGGACAGGTCAGCGTACCAAAGGAGGACGCCCTCATGATCGACATCATCAAACAATAA